From a region of the Odontesthes bonariensis isolate fOdoBon6 chromosome 4, fOdoBon6.hap1, whole genome shotgun sequence genome:
- the rnf150a gene encoding RING finger protein 150a: MAPSLIRACRSLALSTWLLSFCFVHLLCLDFTVAEKEEWYTAFVNITYLDPVTSEVKTEKTECGRYGEHSPKREAKGLVFVPAPLQDRQACDPNVRFPPAPRSTAWVALVAAGNCTYRQKIRGVANHNASAVVIYNSANDTITMPHSDTSDIVAIMIPEPKGREILVLLEQNIAVMLHITVGTRNLQKYVSRTSVVFVSISFIVLMIISLAWLVFYYIQRFRYANARDRNQRRLGDAAKKAISKLQVRTIKKGDKETEPDFDNCAVCIECYKPNDVVRILPCRHVFHKHCVDPWLQDHRTCPMCKMNILKALGIPFNTDCSDEIPPDYETSVGGPNTNPISGASEITVNESLVVFDPAGREIDVQQLHQDAETALQAEQSHIIASSEHPPPLSSDSDTSVILSVEVGMSEADVSIEPECDETKSRANRC, translated from the exons ATGGCACCGTCCCTCATCCGAGCTTGCCGCAGTCTGGCTCTCTCGACGTGGCTGTTGTCGTTTTGCTTCGTGCACTTGCTGTGCTTGGACTTCACGGTCGCAGAGAAGGAGGAGTGGTACACCGCGTTTGTCAACATCACCTATCTGGACCCCGTTACCTCGGAGGTCAAGACCGAGAAAACCGAGTGCGGTCGGTATGGCGAGCACTCGCCCAAGAGAGAAGCCAAAGGTTTGGTTTTTGTCCCGGCCCCCCTGCAGGACAGACAGGCGTGTGACCCGAACGTCAGGTTCCCTCCTGCCCCGCGGAGCACCGCCTGGGTGGCGTTGGTCGCGGCGGGGAATTGTACATACCGACAGAAAATCCGGGGCGTCGCAAACCACAACGCGTCTGCAGTTGTCATATACAACAGCGCCAACGACACCATAACAATGCCCCATTCAG ATACAAGCGACATTGTGGCCATCATGATCCCGGAGCCTAAAGGTCGTGAGATATTGGTCCTGCTGGAGCAGAACATTGCAGTCATGCTGCACATCACTGTAGGAACCCGCAACCTGCAGAAGTATGTGAGCAGAACGTCTGTAGTGTTTGTCTCCATCTCCTTCATCGTCCTCATGATCATCTCCCTCGCCTGGCTCGTCTTCTACTACATTCAGAGATTCCGCTACGCTAATGCACGGGACCGCAACCAG AGGCGTCTGGGGGATGCTGCGAAAAAGGCCATCAGTAAGCTTCAAGTGCGCACTATAAAGAAAGGAGACAAG GAAACTGAACCGGACTTTGACAACTGTGCAGtttgcattgaatgttataaaCCCAATGATGTTGTGAGGATATTGCCATGCAG ACATGTCTTCCATAAGCACTGCGTAGATCCGTGGCTGCAAGATCACCGAACGTGTCCCATGTGTAAAATGAACATCCTCAAAGCCCTGGGAATTCCA TTCAACACAGACTGCTCAGATGAGATTCCTCCAGACTATGAGACGTCTGTCGGGGGTCCAAACACCAATCCAATCAGCGGTGCAAGCGAAATTACTGTAAATGAGAGCTTGGTGGTGTTTGATCCTGCAGGAAGAGAGATAGATGTGCAACAGCTCCATCAGGATGCAGAGACAGCACTACAGGCAGAACAGAGCCACATCATTGCCAGCA GTGAGCATCCGCCCCCACTCAGCAGTGATTCAGACACCTCTGTCATCCTGAGCGTGGAGGTAGGCATGTCTGAGGCAGACGTGTCCATTGAGCCCGAATGTGACGAGACCAAGTCAAGAGCCAATCGGTGCTGA
- the znf330 gene encoding zinc finger protein 330 has product MPKKKTGARKKAESRKEREKQSRANREHVDVAKHPCNFNMDCDKCQRKQKNRAFCYFCNSVQKLPICAQCGKTKCMKSSDCVIKHPGIHTTGMAMVGAVCDFCEAWVCHGRKCLSTHACVCPLTDADCIECERAVWDHGGRIFRCSFCQNFLCEDDQFEHQASCQVLQAETYKCVSCNRLGQHSCLRCKACYCDDHCKSKVFKQEKGKAPPCPKCGHETQETKDLSMSTRTLKFGRQAGGDDDDYDGASGYDAYWKSVAAGGGGQQDNYGEDDDDDEDEDEEEDDDDEEEDEDEEEEDEEETASESLAQLKLDETAA; this is encoded by the exons ATGCCCAAAAAGAAAACCGGGGCACGGAAAAAGGCTGAGAGTCGAAAAGAGCGAGAGAAACAGAGTCGAGCTAACCGGGAGCATGTCGATGTGGCCAAACACCCCTGCAACTTCAACATG gaCTGTGACAAATGTCAGAG AAAACAGAAGAACAGAGCATTCTGCTACTTCTGTAACTCGGTGCAGAAGCTGCCTATTTGTGCTCAGTGTG GCAAAACCAAGTGCATGAAGTCTTCAGACTGTGTCATTAAGCATCCGGGGATCCACACCACTGGAATGGCCATGGTG GGTGCAGTGTGTGACTTCTGTGAAGCCTGGGTATGTCATGGAAGGAAATGCCTCAGCACTCACGCCTGCGTGTGTCCCCTGACTGATGCAGACTGCATCGAGTGCGAGCGAGCGGTCTGGGATCATG GGGGCCGAATTTTCCGGTGTTCTTTCTGTCAAAACTTCTTATGCGAGGATGATCAGTTTGAGCACCAGGCGAGCTGCCAAGTTCTTCAGGCTGAAACATACAAAT GTGTTTCCTGTAATAGATTGGGACAGCACTCCTGCCTGCGCTGCAAG GCTTGTTACTGTGACGACCACTGCAAGAGTAAAGTCTTCAAACAAGAGAAAGGCAAAGCTCCGCCGTGTCCAAAGTGTGGCCATGAAACGCAGGAAACCAAAGACCTCAGCATGTCCA CTCGCACCTTGAAGTTTGGACGCCAAGCTGGTGGCGATGATGATGACTACGATGGAGCTTCAGGCTATGATGCCTACTGGAAGAGCgtagcagctggaggaggaggtcAACAAGACAACTACGGAGAGGATGACGACGACGAtgaagatgaggatgaggaggaggatgatgatgatgaggaggaggacgaagatgaagaggaggaagacgaAGAGGAAACGGCTTCAGAATCCCTGGCTCAGCTTAAGTTAGACGAGACTGCTGCCTAA